One region of Termitidicoccus mucosus genomic DNA includes:
- a CDS encoding sialidase family protein, translating to MNKSKCPSLLARGLLAAGIVFAAVAAHAAAPSFEQTDLFEVGQEGYLSYRIPCLVVTPKGTVIAINSARRAVSDWAKIDLMMRRSIDGGKTWQERVVIASAPGKVTVDNPVVIVNRKTGGLHFLYQTNYARVFHKTSADEGVTWSEPVEITPALEEFRTKYNYNWNVIAPGPGHAIQLDNGRLVVPVWLCNSGTKAHRPSVVATIYSDDSGKTWHCGEILPDTLKNMNETAAVQLDDGRVALYIRNEEPGAYCHAVSYSKDGATGWTKPALQPELYSPISFATVTRLSSGRDGGKSRLLYVHPYNPDDTEVIRATWGARPRAKVTVRLSHDEGKTWPVAKTLDSGRGGYADIAVAPDGTIYCLYERGFVEGNNLNTRFLSIARFNLEWLTDGKDSMK from the coding sequence ATGAATAAATCCAAGTGCCCGTCCCTCCTCGCCCGCGGCCTGCTTGCCGCCGGCATTGTATTCGCAGCCGTCGCCGCCCATGCCGCGGCCCCGTCCTTTGAGCAAACCGATCTTTTCGAGGTCGGCCAGGAAGGTTATCTTTCCTATCGTATTCCCTGCCTCGTCGTGACACCGAAAGGCACGGTCATCGCCATCAATTCCGCCCGTCGCGCCGTGTCCGATTGGGCCAAGATCGACCTCATGATGCGTCGCAGCATCGATGGAGGAAAAACCTGGCAGGAGCGCGTCGTCATCGCCAGCGCCCCCGGCAAGGTCACGGTGGACAATCCCGTCGTGATCGTGAACCGCAAGACCGGCGGACTGCATTTCCTTTATCAAACCAACTACGCCCGCGTCTTCCACAAAACCAGCGCCGACGAAGGCGTGACTTGGAGCGAGCCCGTGGAAATTACGCCTGCGCTGGAGGAGTTCCGCACCAAATATAACTACAATTGGAATGTCATTGCCCCCGGCCCCGGCCACGCCATCCAGCTTGATAACGGCCGCCTGGTCGTTCCCGTGTGGCTTTGCAACAGCGGCACGAAGGCGCACCGCCCTTCCGTCGTCGCCACCATCTACAGCGACGACAGCGGCAAGACCTGGCACTGCGGCGAAATTCTTCCCGACACGCTGAAAAACATGAATGAAACCGCCGCCGTGCAACTCGACGACGGACGCGTCGCGCTCTATATACGCAACGAGGAGCCCGGCGCCTACTGCCATGCCGTTTCCTATTCGAAGGATGGCGCCACCGGCTGGACCAAGCCCGCGCTCCAGCCCGAGCTTTATTCGCCCATTTCCTTCGCCACCGTCACGCGCCTGAGCAGCGGCAGGGACGGCGGAAAATCCCGCCTTCTCTACGTGCATCCCTATAATCCGGACGACACCGAGGTCATCCGCGCCACCTGGGGGGCCCGTCCCCGCGCCAAGGTCACCGTGCGCCTGAGCCACGACGAAGGCAAAACCTGGCCTGTCGCCAAAACCCTCGATTCCGGTCGCGGCGGTTACGCCGACATCGCGGTCGCGCCCGACGGCACGATCTATTGTCTCTACGAGCGCGGTTTCGTGGAAGGCAACAACCTCAACACCCGCTTCCTCAGCATCGCCCGTTTCAACCTCGAATGGCTGACCGACGGGAAGGACTCGATGAAATAA